In Nocardia sp. NBC_01327, the genomic stretch CGGTCCGCGCATCGTCTCCGGTGTGGAGCTGGAACCGACCCTGGCGCACGTGGCTGCCGCGCACCGTGAAGGGGTGATCGGTGTCGATCATGTGCGGCGGATCATGACGGTGATGAACCGGTTGCCCGGCAGTCTCGACATGGACGTTCGTGAGGCCACCGAGTTGCAGTTGACCGAGTTCGCGCCCACCGGGTACCCGGAAGGGTTGCCGGTGATGGGTGAAGTGTTGCTCGCGGGTTTGGATCCGGATGGCTCGTTGAGTTCCGATGCCGATCGTGAACGCATGCGCGGTCTCACCCTGGGTGCCGAGCGTGCGGATGGGATGTCTCCGTGGAACGGGGAGATCAACCGCAAGCTGCGCTCGGTCCTCGAGCCGGTGTTCGCGAAGCTGGCCCGCCCGGGTATGTGCAATCCGAAGGATCCGCAGAGCCCGTGGGTGTCCGAGCACAAGCTCGATGCCAAGGCGATGGCGGCGTGTGTCGAGCGTGATACCCGTACTCCGGCGCAGCGTAATCATGATGCGCTGCTGGCGTTCTTGCGCCCGGAGTTCGGTGGCCCGGCGAAGTTGGGTAGGCATCGTGGTCTGCCGGTGTCGGTGATCGTCACGATGAGCGTGACGGATCTGGAAGCCGACGCCGGTGTCGCCACGACCGCGTCCGGTGGGATCGTGTCGATCCCGGAAGCTTTGGAGTTGGCGGCGAAGTCGAACAAGTATCTGGCGGTGCTGAACCCGGTGGGGTTGCCGCTGTATCTGGGTCGCGGTACCCGCTCGGTGAACCTGGACCACACCCGCAACTCCTCGAGCATCGAGTGCGAGTCCCGTACGGCGGGCCTCGATTTCGGTGCTCACCCGGCCGGTTTCGAGCCCGGTTCGCAGACAGGTGATGCCGATCGCGAGTGCGGGTCGGCTGATCTCGGACACCGCGCCCTGCCTACCGGCGCCGAGAGGGTTCCGGGTACGGCCGGTCCCGACCATGCCCCCGGCTCATCGGGCACCGAATGCGACTGCCAGTCGGGAAGCTGCGGTACCGGTGCGTGCACTGTCAGCGCCGAGACCGGTTCGCGGGCAGACGGTTCCAGCCACGACCTCTGTGCAGCTGGCAACGAGGATGGTTCAGGATCGGCGAGCACCGGCCACGGCACCCGGCCAGCCTGCTTGGTGTTCGGACCGCGGTCCTTCGGGACCGAGCGGGTTCCCCGGTTGGCCAGTGCCGCACAACGACTGGCGCTCATCGCCTCCGAGAAGGGCTGCACCCGCCCTGGGTGCGATGCCCCGGCGACGATGTGCGCGGTGCATCACATCACCGAGTGGAGCAACGGTGGGCGCACCGATATCGACAACCTCACCCTCGCGTGCGATCACTGCCATGCCCAGGTCCACGACGGACCCGGAGGGTGGAAAACGGTGGTCATGGGACCGGAGTCGGAGTTTCCGGGGCGGACCGGGTGGATCGGGCCCCCGCACATCAACCCCAGCGGGGAACCACAGGTCAATCACCTGCACCACCCGCTCGAGCTGAAGGCTGCTGCGGTGGCGCGGATCCGGGCTCGTAACGAGCGGGAACTACAGCGCTACCGGCAGTAGGTTCCACACCCGCCTGCTGACACCTGTCTGTACCTGTTCCACCGCCGGGGTTCGTTCCCGTCGGTGCTACAGGTCGTTGTGCGAGTGGGGGTTTCGGGGTCTTGGTTCTCGGTTCTTGGTCTTTCGGGTTTTGTCTTTTCGGGTTTTGTCTCTGAAACCGGACCAAAGCCGGTCGACCCCGCCGGTACCGCAGGTACCTCCCTACTGCGGAAGGTAAATCGGGTACCCCACCTGACGTCACCAGCACGGCCATCTCGGGCCCTGCCCGCACCCCGTGGCCCAACACCACCTCTCGACGCACACAACCCAGGTGCACCGGCCCCATCTCGGCCTCGAAACCCCCTGAAGCGGGCACCACGCTACCCTTCTCTCCGACCGCACAGCAGGTATCCGCACGGCACAGACCCGGTAACCGTTGTGCCGCAGAGACACCCGCTGTTCCATCCCGGTGGCCGATGGGTTCTATGCCGAAACGGCCGGTACACCTGGACTTCTCGCCCCCGGCCTGTAGGCCCACCGCCGGACTTGGCCTTTCGGGTTTTGTCTTTTCGGGTTTGTCTCGGAAACCGGACCA encodes the following:
- a CDS encoding HNH endonuclease signature motif containing protein encodes the protein MNPGGETVNTESAHALSVAVGHLLNASLVPLHDDEFIALMREVETCTRKLEAVKTRFVVETTSRGLAQRGGVASPKVFLRQTLGISRADAASRVSVAVETGPRIVSGVELEPTLAHVAAAHREGVIGVDHVRRIMTVMNRLPGSLDMDVREATELQLTEFAPTGYPEGLPVMGEVLLAGLDPDGSLSSDADRERMRGLTLGAERADGMSPWNGEINRKLRSVLEPVFAKLARPGMCNPKDPQSPWVSEHKLDAKAMAACVERDTRTPAQRNHDALLAFLRPEFGGPAKLGRHRGLPVSVIVTMSVTDLEADAGVATTASGGIVSIPEALELAAKSNKYLAVLNPVGLPLYLGRGTRSVNLDHTRNSSSIECESRTAGLDFGAHPAGFEPGSQTGDADRECGSADLGHRALPTGAERVPGTAGPDHAPGSSGTECDCQSGSCGTGACTVSAETGSRADGSSHDLCAAGNEDGSGSASTGHGTRPACLVFGPRSFGTERVPRLASAAQRLALIASEKGCTRPGCDAPATMCAVHHITEWSNGGRTDIDNLTLACDHCHAQVHDGPGGWKTVVMGPESEFPGRTGWIGPPHINPSGEPQVNHLHHPLELKAAAVARIRARNERELQRYRQ